The following are encoded in a window of Castanea sativa cultivar Marrone di Chiusa Pesio chromosome 9, ASM4071231v1 genomic DNA:
- the LOC142610515 gene encoding uncharacterized protein LOC142610515 isoform X3, with protein sequence MPPASAAAMDVRSPMDSTQSQNPNSDFSFSFGDFSDNRIPSSNSSSFEAAAAAAAASSSNVARAGSRARPRLVKLRRQQPRSKSVAASDAGPGFNPFRSDSASNTVSSSGSGSSNGFGLLNGDAKGFVFGADGCGNGKGNGNLCGLDTNLGLGERVGNVGFVFGAKPSEEMRVNGEKAGKSDVGDAGKVEARSGLEDGELSDVGFVFQADGSGLGLDLNKKKRESGECGDKLGSEGSGGMKLMTKTECGKDGIVNNVFGDSRSDLPSNLNSEKGECGERREKSDCDGDKVNVEAELVTERCADKSDLGSASVSEKREFGKKVSTLDCEINDMLKTGNVVELGKNDDQDFVFGFSWFNSVSKNLPKRESSENFENMVSDIEEMMKAESSSVKATAINFNINGNRSLNDNCDMGAFPIGSDSQKSFGNCGSTTTQISDLGSDVEGKGKTAFESSSNVAKASSTSPLFELPDEMRKMKIDDSENVDGADQTEDADKNSCANPGAAFVFRSSKEASDSLNQSSATCASIGISSSEPFTAQPEVSKDFNEVHFPQGQVNDDMLPNASAPPSSFSSIGLDLKPNISASAIHFTGAHENKDGDCSTSNPDGSGVSFTAFSTPNWDPSCFKENLFPEINKNSEFSVKNRSVKDKRSKKKRGKPKPPSLSKQKLGQEQDNVAKESSSQENPGTPGCYSPMDFSPYQETTAANPCSREASVTSQEFSHPDNNFEPSDLQSEVHNDPKDENLANAAGVDINKREQRNEENFCCRNGSSFGSDCSSKGFFYGADTTFSGSKTEQFCSSSAAGVASTDTRTDFSLNMERQENNCKTPFYFGSSLEDTKERRFTFSASSSAQGSLPATAMKRSYKKKSRAKVGRDSSLDTRSSAAQLSPRTSPSSLFDKEHKSEVHEQVKQGHISYSAAIQEACEKLRLRGNKAYANGELSKAEDLYTQGIISVPSSERSGCCLKPLLLCYSNRAATRRSLGRIREALGDSMMATALDPNFLKAQMRAANCHLVLGELDDAIQCFNKCLESGGGICLDRKLIIEAAEGLQRAQKVAESTKHSAKLMEQRTSDATLSALQIIDEALSISSYSEKLLEMKAEALLMLRRYDEAIQQCEQSLYFAEKNFASLSTGANMDGSECESYSSVRLWRWCLISRCYFHLGRLEAALDLLQKLEKVGSIKDKNGFKNLELSISLAVTIRELLRLKVLMKLIEELVVMDIAHPSK encoded by the exons ATGCCGCCGGCGTCGGCGGCGGCAATGGACGTACGGTCTCCGATGGACTCCACGCAGTCTCAGAACCCTAATTCCGATTTTTCTTTCAGTTTCGGCGATTTCTCGGATAATCGGATTCCCAGCTCCAACTCTTCCAGCTTCGAAGCTGCCGCCGCGGCGGCGGCGGCTTCTTCTTCGAATGTCGCCCGGGCGGGCTCTAGGGCTCGGCCGAGGCTGGTCAAGCTGAGGAGGCAGCAACCGAGGTCGAAGTCGGTCGCGGCGAGCGATGCGGGGCCGGGTTTTAACCCGTTTCGATCGGATTCCGCGTCGAATACGGTAAGTAGTAGTGGTAGTGGTAGTAGTAATGGTTTTGGATTATTGAATGGTGATGCTAAGGGTTTTGTGTTTGGTGCTGATGGTTGTGGTAATGGTAAAGGTAATGGTAATTTATGTGGTTTGGATACGAATTTGGGTTTGGGTGAGCGTGTGGGGAATGTGGGTTTTGTGTTTGGTGCTAAGCCGAGTGAGGAAATGAGAGTGAATGGTGAAAAGGCGGGAAAATCGGATGTGGGTGATGCGGGGAAGGTGGAAGCAAGGTCTGGATTGGAGGATGGGGAGCTCAGTGATGTTGGTTTTGTGTTTCAAGCTGATGGGAGtggtttgggtttggatttgaacaaaaaaaagagagaaagtggTGAATGTGGAGATAAATTGGGCTCTGAAGGTAGTGGGGGAATGAAGTTAATGACAAAAACCGAATGTGGAAAGGATGGTATTGTGAATAATGTGTTTGGTGATAGTCGAAGTGATCTTCCGTCGAATTTGAATTCAGAGAAGGGAGAGTGTGGTGAGCGTAGGGAAAAGTCGGATTGTGATGGGGATAAAGTGAATGTGGAAGCTGAATTGGTGACTGAGAGATGTGCTGATAAGAGCGATTTAGGGTCAGCTTCAGTCTCAGAAAAAAGAGAATTTGGTAAGAAGGTGAGTACATTGGATTGTGAAATTAATGACATGTTGAAAACTGGGAATGTAGTGGAGCTTGGGAAGAATGATGATCAggattttgtgtttggttttagcTGGTTTAATTCGGTGTCAAAGAACTTGCCAAAGAGAGAATCtagtgaaaattttgaaaatatggtTTCTGATATTGAGGAGATGATGAAAGCGGAGTCTTCTAGTGTGAAAGCTACTGCTATTAACTTCAATATCAATGGTAATAGGAGCTTGAATGACAATTGTGATATGGGAGCTTTTCCAATTGGAAGTGATAGTCAGAAAAGTTTTGGAAACTGTGGAAGCACTACGACTCAAATCAGTGATTTGGGTTCTGATGTTGAAGGTAAGGGAAAAACTGCATTTGAAAGTAGTAGCAATGTAGCAAAAGCTTCTAGCACAAGTCCCTTATTTGAACTCCCAGATGAAATgaggaaaatgaaaattgatgatTCTGAGAATGTTGATGGTGCTGACCAGACTGAAGATGCAGACAAGAATTCGTGTGCCAATCCTGGGGCTGCATTTGTGTTTAGAAGCAGCAAAGAGGCTTCTGACTCCTTAAACCAAAGTTCGGCAACTTGTGCTTCTATTGGAATTTCTAGTTCCGAACCATTTACTGCTCAGCCAGAAGTCagtaaggattttaatgaggtCCATTTTCCTCAAGGTCAAGTAAATGATGATATGCTACCGAATGCATCTGCGCCACCATCTTCATTCTCATCAATTGGTCTTGACTTAAAACCAAATATAAGTGCTTCTGCAATACATTTCACAGGTGCACATGAAAATAAGGATGGAGATTGTTCTACAAGCAATCCAGATGGATCAGGGGTTTCATTTACGGCCTTCAGCACACCAAATTGGGATCCTTCTTGCTTTAAAGAGAATTTGTTTcctgaaataaataaaaattcggAATTCTCGGTAAAGAATAGGTCTGTTAAGGACAAAAGATCAaagaaaaagaggggaaaaCCAAAGCCGCCTTCCCTAAGTAAGCAAAAGCTGGGGCAAGAACAAGATAATGTAGCAAAGGAAAGCAGTTCCCAAGAAAACCCAGGCACACCTGGATGTTACTCACCCATGGATTTTTCTCCCTATCAGGAGACCACAGCAGCAAATCCATGTTCAAGAGAAGCTTCTGTGACTTCACAAGAGTTCTCCCATCCAGATAATAATTTTGAACCCTCAGACCTGCAGTCAGAAGTTCATAATGACCCTAAAGATGAAAATTTGGCTAATGCTGCAGGGGTTGATATTAATAAAAGGGAGCAGAGAAATGAGGAGAACTTTTGTTGTCGCAATGGAAGTTCTTTTGGTAGTGATtgctcttcaaaaggattcttTTATGGAGCTGATACAACCTTCTCTGGCTCTAAAACTGAGCAATTCTGCAGCAGCAGTGCTGCTGGTGTTGCATCTACAGATACTAGAACTGATTTCAGCTTAAATATGGAGAGGCAAGAAAACAATTGTAAAAcaccattttattttggttcGAGTTTGGAAGATACAAAGGAGAGACGTTTTACATTTTCTGCATCATCATCTGCACAAGGTAGTTTACCTGCAACTGCAATGAAGCgttcatataaaaagaaaagtagagcAAAAGTTGGTCGTGATTCATCTCTTGATACTCGATCATCTGCTGCCCAATTGTCACCCCGTACCAGCCCATCTTCACTTTTTGACAAAGAGCATAAATCTGAAGTGCATGAACAAGTCAAGCAAGGGCATATTTCTTACTCTGCTGCCATTCAAGAAGCCTGTGAGAAGTTGCGACTCAG GGGAAACAAAGCTTATGCAAATGGGGAGCTGTCTAAAGCTGAGGATTTATACACACAAGGAATAATTTCTGTCCCTTCTAGTGAAAGATCGGGATGCTGCCTTAAGCCTCTTCTTCTGTGCTATAGCAACCGTGCAGCTACACGGAGGAGTCTTGGAAGAATAAGGGAAGCTCTAGGGGACTCTATGATGGCTACTGCACTAGATCCCAACTTTTTGAAAGCTCAAATGAGAGCTGCAAA TTGTCACCTTGTGCTTGGGGAACTGGACGATGCAATTCAGTGTTTCAATAAGTGCCTGGAATCAGGTGGTGGTATTTGCTTGGATCGGAAACTCATAATAGAGGCTGCTGAAGGCCTTCAGAGGGCTCAG AAAGTGGCTGAGAGTACAAAACATTCTGCCAAACTTATGGAACAGAGAACTTCTGATGCCACTCTTAGTgctttacaaattattgatgaaGCTTTGTCAATAAGTTCATACTCAGAAAAATTACTTGAAATGAAAGCAGAGGCCCTTTTGATG TTGCGGAGGTATGATGAAGCAATTCAGCAGTGTGAGCAGAGcctttattttgctgaaaagaaCTTCGCATCATTGAGCACTGGAGCAAATATGGATGGTTCTGAGTGTGAAAGTTACTCATCTGTTAGGCTGTGGAGGTGGTGCTTGATATCCAGGTGCTACTTTCATTTGGGAAGGCTTGAGGCAGCTCTTGATTTGCTTCAGAAGCTGGAAAAAGTGGGATCTATTAAAGACAA GAATGGATTCAAGAATTTGGAATTGTCCATTTCATTAGCTGTCACCATACGTGAACTTTTACGCCTTAAG GTTTTGATGAAATTGATTGAGGAACTGGTTGTTATGGATATAGCACATCCAAGTAAATAA